Proteins encoded together in one Polaribacter reichenbachii window:
- a CDS encoding sulfatase — protein sequence MNSFKIKSVFYSITFLLFIGCQKSTQTTIIQQPNILWINLDDLGRELSCYGNTDVKTPNMDKLAQEGIRYTNAYSNAPVCSSSRSSQITGMYPSAINVLNHRTIDKENLPDGVATIMEIFQKNGYFCSNGWAHNMNKKGKEDYNFLGNNFFDGTDWNQRKEGQPFFAQVQIHEPHRSFKYDKENAIDYKKVTLPGSYPNHPLLKADWAKYLESVQIGDKQVGQILERLEKEGLADNTIVILFGDHGRPHLRDKQWLYEGGLAIPLIVRYPKKLKAGTVKDDLISLVDITSSTLKLANIDVPKNMYGKDVLGGKKRNYIFGFRDRCGDAVDDIRSISDGKFKLIWNRMPHLPYMQLSSYKKLQYPAFSLYNVLHQKGELKYPYNQFMAKTRPEIELYNLQDDKNELYNLSDKEEYQTIKNTLFKVLSVKLKDIEKNRKPESAAAILKAKTGSYQYYLKGIKKRGLPENATDEQIVKYWEQDLLKS from the coding sequence ATGAATAGTTTTAAAATTAAGTCTGTTTTTTATAGTATCACTTTTCTTCTTTTCATAGGATGTCAAAAAAGTACACAAACAACTATAATTCAACAACCCAACATTCTTTGGATTAATTTAGACGATCTTGGAAGAGAGTTAAGTTGTTATGGAAACACAGATGTTAAAACACCAAATATGGATAAATTGGCACAAGAAGGTATACGTTATACAAACGCTTATTCTAATGCGCCAGTTTGTTCATCAAGTCGTTCTTCGCAGATTACAGGTATGTATCCTAGTGCTATAAATGTGCTTAATCATAGAACAATTGATAAAGAAAATTTACCTGATGGGGTTGCTACAATTATGGAAATTTTTCAAAAAAATGGTTATTTCTGTAGCAATGGTTGGGCACATAATATGAACAAAAAAGGAAAAGAAGATTATAATTTTTTAGGTAACAATTTTTTTGATGGCACAGACTGGAATCAAAGAAAAGAAGGGCAACCATTTTTTGCACAAGTACAAATTCACGAACCACATCGTAGTTTTAAATACGATAAAGAAAACGCAATAGATTATAAAAAAGTAACCTTACCTGGTTCGTATCCTAATCATCCTTTGTTAAAAGCAGATTGGGCAAAATATTTAGAAAGTGTTCAAATTGGCGATAAACAAGTAGGTCAAATTCTTGAAAGATTAGAAAAAGAAGGTTTAGCAGATAATACCATTGTAATTCTTTTTGGCGATCATGGGCGTCCGCATTTAAGAGATAAACAATGGTTGTATGAAGGTGGTTTGGCAATTCCGTTAATTGTTCGTTATCCAAAGAAATTAAAAGCAGGTACAGTTAAAGATGATTTAATCAGTTTGGTTGATATTACCTCAAGTACGTTAAAATTAGCAAATATCGATGTTCCTAAAAATATGTATGGAAAAGATGTTTTAGGTGGTAAAAAAAGAAATTATATTTTTGGCTTTAGAGATCGTTGTGGAGATGCTGTAGATGATATTCGCTCAATTTCAGATGGTAAATTTAAATTAATTTGGAACAGAATGCCACATTTACCCTATATGCAATTATCATCCTATAAAAAATTACAATACCCAGCTTTTTCGTTGTATAATGTGTTACATCAAAAAGGCGAATTAAAATATCCATACAATCAGTTTATGGCAAAAACGCGCCCAGAAATAGAGTTGTATAATTTACAAGATGATAAAAATGAGCTGTATAATTTATCTGATAAAGAGGAATATCAAACCATAAAAAATACACTATTTAAAGTTTTATCAGTCAAATTAAAAGACATCGAAAAGAATAGAAAACCAGAATCTGCAGCAGCAATTCTTAAAGCTAAAACAGGTTCTTATCAATATTATTTAAAAGGAATAAAAAAAAGAGGTTTACCAGAAAATGCTACAGATGAGCAAATTGTAAAATATTGGGAGCAAGACTTATTAAAAAGTTAA
- a CDS encoding glycoside hydrolase family 117 protein, whose protein sequence is MKNLKLIISIFYFLLLISCNQEAKKDQEKEVSLENLKGYPWHIPQTKPDRPLSAANERLYDRYMAPRPQDNELFSQFKYTKLKGFDYSNGDGTESRRDPSKIIKENGKYYVWYTYRKTIKPPVGFGRAHLSTDKIPSTDWDLADIWYATSKDGITWQEQGPAIKRPEKPALGWRSVTTTDILKWKGKYYLYFQAFNEASGTKGDHCPVAAAYADSPDGPWTIVDQEIIPNGESGTWDQYSIHDPYPLVYKGKIYIYYKAAYGVRPEYIVAAGLAIADNPLGPFKKHPLNPLFNSGHETAMFPFKEGIAAIITRDGNENSTIQYAPDGVTFDIASVTALLPFAAGAYVPDAFTSNGNGRGITWGLSHFTGSQGASTGNRRKYSYLARFDCDLSLDLNDPQMKDTRLYLDPEVYFSRKLSKKQLNRIQKENE, encoded by the coding sequence ATGAAAAATTTAAAATTAATAATAAGTATTTTTTACTTTTTATTATTGATTTCTTGTAATCAGGAAGCAAAAAAAGATCAAGAAAAAGAAGTTTCTTTAGAAAACTTAAAAGGCTATCCTTGGCATATTCCTCAGACAAAACCAGATAGGCCTTTAAGTGCCGCAAACGAAAGACTTTATGATAGGTATATGGCTCCTAGACCACAAGATAATGAATTGTTTTCTCAATTTAAATATACCAAGTTAAAAGGATTTGATTATAGTAATGGTGATGGAACTGAGTCTAGAAGAGATCCATCAAAAATTATCAAAGAAAATGGTAAATACTATGTTTGGTATACTTATAGAAAAACCATAAAACCACCTGTTGGCTTTGGGCGTGCACATTTATCTACAGATAAAATTCCGTCTACAGATTGGGATTTGGCAGATATTTGGTATGCAACATCTAAAGATGGCATTACTTGGCAAGAGCAAGGTCCAGCAATAAAAAGACCAGAAAAACCTGCTTTAGGATGGCGTTCTGTAACCACTACAGATATTTTAAAATGGAAAGGCAAATACTATTTATATTTTCAGGCATTTAATGAAGCAAGTGGTACAAAAGGAGATCATTGTCCTGTAGCAGCAGCTTATGCAGATTCACCTGATGGACCTTGGACAATAGTTGACCAAGAAATTATACCAAATGGAGAATCTGGTACTTGGGATCAGTACTCAATTCACGATCCTTATCCATTGGTTTATAAAGGAAAAATTTATATCTATTATAAAGCAGCCTATGGAGTTCGCCCAGAGTATATTGTAGCAGCAGGTTTGGCAATTGCAGATAATCCTTTAGGACCATTTAAAAAACATCCATTAAATCCTTTATTTAACTCTGGTCATGAAACAGCAATGTTTCCTTTTAAAGAAGGAATTGCAGCAATAATCACTAGAGATGGTAACGAAAATAGTACCATTCAATATGCTCCTGATGGAGTAACTTTTGATATTGCTTCTGTAACAGCACTATTGCCATTTGCTGCAGGTGCATATGTGCCAGATGCATTTACCAGCAATGGTAATGGACGTGGAATAACTTGGGGATTATCTCATTTTACGGGTTCTCAAGGTGCAAGTACTGGTAATAGAAGAAAATACAGTTATTTAGCACGTTTTGATTGCGATTTAAGTTTAGATTTAAACGATCCTCAGATGAAAGATACACGATTATATTTAGATCCTGAAGTTTATTTTTCTAGAAAATTAAGTAAAAAACAACTGAATAGAATTCAAAAAGAAAATGAATAG
- a CDS encoding family 16 glycosylhydrolase codes for MIKVLKKIVFSFSIVVLAQNSKAQETKKFDYTNWELTWQDDFNYKNEELDKEWESANHSSKNLYCSRWRENVEPVNGVLHLNIRKEKRGGQDWTAGSIWTKKKFKYGYFECRYKYAGGEATNNSFWLMTKPRKEPKEGKIFEIDINEGHYPNEVSTNIHNWSDFTVMPNGKKTHPSFNKQFYFGAKPDYSIQLELPVETKKIRFISNNSSRFNIGEFRVYGVNESGEYPKVLSETADTDIEGLVNYAKAKNVTITSSGSFNKNASESKLIDGNPFTSWSTQKEGQKWVEFTWDKAIKVGCIQFINGWRAKNKNWRSLIHEYKIQYFKDGVWRDITVLNAEEQYDFSKEFHTYGLEWNEDELIFYFDGKEIRRAKNEFCHSETPIWLSLALIKWHGTLTDDLDGKSMKVDYVKYYQKK; via the coding sequence ATGATAAAAGTTTTAAAAAAAATAGTTTTCAGTTTTTCAATTGTAGTTTTAGCACAAAATAGCAAGGCACAAGAAACTAAAAAATTCGATTATACTAATTGGGAATTAACTTGGCAAGATGATTTTAATTATAAAAACGAAGAATTAGACAAAGAATGGGAATCAGCAAATCATTCAAGTAAAAACTTGTATTGTAGTCGTTGGCGCGAAAATGTTGAGCCTGTAAATGGAGTGTTACATTTAAACATCAGAAAAGAAAAAAGAGGAGGCCAAGATTGGACTGCAGGAAGTATCTGGACAAAGAAAAAATTTAAATACGGGTATTTTGAATGCAGATACAAATATGCAGGTGGTGAGGCTACCAACAACTCTTTTTGGTTAATGACCAAACCAAGAAAAGAACCAAAAGAAGGTAAAATTTTTGAAATCGATATAAATGAAGGGCATTACCCAAATGAGGTAAGTACAAATATTCACAATTGGTCAGATTTTACAGTAATGCCAAATGGAAAAAAGACGCACCCAAGTTTTAACAAGCAGTTTTATTTTGGTGCAAAACCAGATTATTCTATTCAATTAGAGTTGCCTGTAGAAACAAAAAAAATACGTTTTATTTCTAATAATAGTTCTAGATTTAATATTGGCGAGTTCAGAGTTTATGGTGTAAATGAATCTGGAGAATACCCAAAAGTATTGTCAGAAACAGCAGACACAGATATTGAAGGTTTGGTAAATTATGCCAAGGCTAAAAATGTAACCATAACTTCTAGTGGTTCTTTTAACAAAAATGCTTCAGAATCTAAATTGATAGATGGTAATCCTTTTACATCTTGGAGCACTCAAAAAGAAGGACAAAAATGGGTAGAATTCACTTGGGATAAAGCCATAAAAGTAGGGTGCATACAGTTTATAAACGGTTGGAGAGCTAAAAATAAAAACTGGAGAAGTTTAATTCACGAATACAAAATACAATATTTTAAAGATGGTGTTTGGAGAGATATTACTGTGTTAAATGCAGAAGAACAATACGATTTTTCTAAAGAATTCCATACGTATGGTTTAGAATGGAATGAAGATGAACTCATCTTTTATTTTGATGGAAAAGAAATTAGAAGAGCTAAAAATGAATTCTGTCATAGCGAAACTCCTATTTGGTTGAGCTTGGCATTAATAAAATGGCATGGAACTTTAACAGACGATTTAGATGGCAAAAGTATGAAAGTAGATTACGTTAAATATTATCAGAAAAAATAA
- a CDS encoding glycoside hydrolase family protein, translating to MKYYSVLIVFLAFLSACSGKKETSEKSTKKIENYKIELGKVSKKSIFENDTMSIWGGSLVKGEDDLYHMFYAKWPKNIGWEWVNYSIISHAVSDSPFGPFTHKDDALPDRGPQFWDGSTTHNPTVHKFNGKYYLYYMGNTGNKKIVSVPGKAKINWVHRNNQRIGVAVADSPNGPWKRFDKPVLDITKNDSLAHDALMTSNPSVCQMADGKILMVYKAVGKKRKLPAGGPVVHMVAIADSPTGPFKKYPDPVFTFDGETFPAEDPYIWYQDGKYRAIVKRIKHVNKKRLFSLVHYDSNDGIHWSQGKYFEISDRTVTWQDGSSYKFDHLERPQVFIENGKPIALLCAADSIDVNNVRHSFNLQIPLIITKEK from the coding sequence ATGAAATATTATTCAGTACTAATCGTGTTTTTAGCTTTCTTAAGCGCTTGTTCAGGAAAAAAAGAAACTTCAGAAAAATCAACAAAAAAAATAGAAAACTATAAAATAGAATTGGGGAAAGTTTCTAAAAAATCAATTTTCGAGAACGATACAATGAGCATTTGGGGAGGTTCTTTGGTAAAAGGTGAAGATGATTTATACCATATGTTTTACGCAAAATGGCCAAAAAATATAGGTTGGGAATGGGTTAATTATTCCATTATTTCGCACGCAGTTTCAGATTCTCCTTTTGGGCCTTTTACACACAAAGATGATGCACTTCCAGATCGTGGACCACAATTTTGGGATGGTTCTACCACTCATAACCCAACAGTACATAAATTTAATGGTAAATATTATCTGTATTATATGGGTAATACAGGCAATAAAAAAATAGTAAGTGTTCCTGGAAAAGCAAAAATAAATTGGGTACACAGAAATAACCAAAGAATTGGTGTTGCAGTTGCAGATAGCCCAAATGGCCCTTGGAAACGTTTTGATAAACCAGTTCTAGACATCACAAAAAATGATTCTTTGGCACACGATGCTTTAATGACATCCAATCCTTCTGTTTGTCAAATGGCAGATGGTAAAATTTTAATGGTTTATAAAGCTGTAGGCAAAAAACGAAAATTACCAGCTGGTGGTCCAGTAGTGCATATGGTTGCTATTGCAGATTCGCCTACAGGTCCTTTTAAAAAATATCCAGATCCGGTTTTTACTTTTGATGGTGAAACTTTTCCTGCAGAAGATCCTTATATCTGGTATCAAGATGGTAAATATAGAGCCATTGTTAAGAGGATAAAACACGTAAATAAAAAACGTCTTTTCTCTTTGGTACATTATGATTCAAATGATGGTATTCATTGGAGTCAAGGTAAATATTTCGAAATTTCAGACAGAACTGTAACTTGGCAAGATGGCTCATCTTATAAATTCGATCATTTAGAACGCCCACAAGTTTTTATCGAAAATGGAAAACCAATAGCACTTTTATGTGCAGCAGATTCTATAGATGTAAATAATGTTCGCCATTCTTTTAATTTACAAATTCCGTTAATTATTACTAAAGAAAAATAA
- a CDS encoding glycoside hydrolase family 2 — protein MRTIINLFIALLLTSCANQTTSEINSKEDVLSLNGNWKFHTIYGEGSNYLNIHETESDIIIDNTDKNVEVKGKWKTLKKGARASKFYKENYIQHNFPNNPKNDDSYVRFYPNFTNSGYYEAFTKFPFASHLTAQYNIKHKNGITTKYISQRTFCGEWISLGIYDFKNTDKNYVELTAIAAGTTAADAVMFRPISKEQYLTAKEEPKRVFLSDFDDENWHNLKVPGHWGMINDFSNYTGKAWYRKTIQLPKSWTKSKENRFYLKFDGVYHLSKIYVNGKFIGNNRGGFTPFEFDITDALNFDGKNTIAVQADNSAIVGATWNWGGIIRDVTITKNKDVRIDYQYIHANPDLKTGAAALKLKVKIENNSPKKRTIQVNSKILDDKVIGALNGIIKIEPNSSKSITLETSLKAENVELWHFDNPKLYQIETTISEDAIVLNKKQDNFGIRKVALTNSKMLLNGEPVRLAGFNRVSESRFWGSSEPLAVLEKDVDLMKEAGANFMRIMHGTQNEKLIKLCDKKGILLFEEINVRDLDNDEFRANYKPLSTLENKEDYLNNPNAEILNLDEPYVKISKSTEGEKNYLLAKYWLKGMIERDLNHPSIIGWSVGNELNNHFEYGKAAIDYVKNELDPYRLVTCVSNSGQKEAYTPETDPNTFVDLIMHNMYRWQGKPQEILNTLRTKWPDKPIFISEFGFDPFPSTALNADKEIFSDWMNHFRNKNEFVIGTSMWTFNDYRSGYAATTAEENRVWGIISSWRQKRRLFNRIKKEHAPIKDIEISNINFDKNSADIKIPIKSRSDYPSHAMKNYKLKYQFKNTKGKVVLENSLDLPILNPEDKFWKGAISWNAFSDDILDLTVALITPTNYSRFTKTVSFKKAITPKISKIISGDKSVRILFDKVPNATEYYVSYINDVGVEMKSIKTIEPLIDIVGIKNNNSYNFKLFALNDKGVSNPSEMVKATPNNLVLPPIIWDAFITDNKLVIGYSSDFNDRIYSVNYGTSKENLNKEFTSNVRGMLSIDLNNEDEIYFKIKRRLSSKDSNWSQIVKSTKKQIN, from the coding sequence ATGCGAACAATTATTAATTTATTTATAGCGCTATTATTAACTTCTTGTGCTAATCAAACAACATCAGAAATTAATAGTAAAGAAGATGTTTTAAGCTTAAATGGCAATTGGAAATTCCATACTATTTATGGCGAAGGTTCTAATTATTTAAACATTCACGAAACTGAATCTGATATCATTATTGATAATACAGATAAAAATGTTGAAGTAAAAGGAAAATGGAAAACCTTAAAAAAAGGAGCAAGAGCATCTAAGTTTTATAAAGAAAATTACATTCAGCATAACTTTCCAAACAATCCTAAAAATGATGATTCTTATGTGCGTTTTTATCCAAATTTTACTAATTCTGGGTATTATGAAGCGTTTACAAAGTTTCCTTTTGCCTCTCATTTAACAGCTCAATACAACATAAAACACAAAAATGGAATTACTACAAAATACATAAGTCAGCGAACTTTTTGTGGTGAATGGATAAGCTTAGGAATTTATGATTTTAAAAATACCGATAAAAATTATGTTGAATTAACAGCCATTGCAGCAGGAACAACAGCAGCAGATGCAGTAATGTTTAGACCAATTTCTAAAGAGCAATATTTAACAGCTAAAGAAGAACCAAAACGTGTTTTTTTAAGTGATTTTGATGATGAAAATTGGCATAATTTAAAAGTGCCTGGTCATTGGGGAATGATTAATGATTTTTCGAATTATACAGGAAAAGCTTGGTATCGTAAAACAATTCAGTTGCCAAAAAGCTGGACAAAATCAAAAGAAAATAGATTTTACCTAAAGTTTGATGGTGTATATCATTTGTCTAAAATTTATGTAAATGGTAAATTTATAGGGAATAATAGAGGTGGTTTTACACCTTTTGAGTTTGATATTACTGATGCTCTAAATTTTGATGGTAAAAATACAATTGCAGTACAAGCTGATAATTCTGCCATTGTTGGTGCCACTTGGAATTGGGGTGGAATTATTAGAGACGTAACCATCACAAAAAATAAAGATGTACGAATTGATTATCAATACATACACGCAAATCCTGATTTAAAAACAGGTGCTGCAGCTTTAAAATTAAAAGTGAAAATTGAAAATAACTCCCCTAAAAAAAGAACAATTCAAGTAAATTCTAAAATTTTAGATGATAAAGTTATTGGAGCTTTAAATGGTATTATTAAAATTGAACCAAACTCATCAAAAAGTATCACATTAGAAACGTCTTTAAAAGCTGAAAATGTAGAATTATGGCATTTTGATAATCCTAAATTATATCAAATAGAAACCACAATTTCTGAGGATGCTATTGTTCTAAATAAAAAGCAAGACAATTTCGGAATTCGAAAAGTAGCATTGACAAATTCTAAGATGTTATTAAATGGAGAGCCAGTAAGATTGGCAGGTTTTAATAGAGTTAGTGAAAGTCGTTTTTGGGGCTCGTCAGAACCTTTAGCCGTTTTAGAAAAAGATGTGGATTTAATGAAAGAAGCTGGTGCTAATTTTATGCGAATTATGCACGGAACTCAAAATGAAAAACTCATCAAATTGTGTGATAAAAAAGGAATTTTACTTTTCGAAGAAATTAATGTTCGAGATCTAGATAATGATGAGTTTAGAGCAAACTATAAACCTTTATCAACTTTAGAAAACAAGGAAGATTACCTTAATAATCCAAATGCTGAAATCTTAAATTTAGATGAGCCTTATGTAAAAATATCAAAATCTACAGAAGGAGAAAAAAATTATTTATTAGCCAAATATTGGCTAAAAGGAATGATTGAAAGAGACCTCAATCATCCTAGTATAATTGGTTGGAGTGTGGGTAACGAATTGAACAATCATTTCGAGTATGGTAAGGCTGCAATCGATTATGTTAAGAACGAATTAGACCCTTATAGATTGGTAACTTGCGTAAGTAATTCTGGGCAAAAAGAGGCCTATACACCAGAAACAGATCCAAATACATTTGTAGATTTAATTATGCACAATATGTATCGTTGGCAAGGTAAACCACAAGAAATTTTAAATACCTTAAGAACAAAATGGCCAGATAAACCCATCTTTATTTCTGAGTTTGGTTTCGACCCTTTTCCATCAACAGCTTTAAATGCTGATAAAGAAATTTTCTCAGATTGGATGAACCATTTTAGAAATAAAAATGAGTTTGTAATAGGTACTTCTATGTGGACATTTAATGACTACAGAAGTGGATATGCAGCAACAACAGCAGAAGAAAATCGTGTGTGGGGAATTATCAGTTCTTGGAGACAAAAAAGAAGATTATTTAACAGAATAAAAAAGGAACACGCACCAATAAAAGATATCGAAATTTCGAATATTAATTTTGATAAAAATTCTGCGGATATAAAAATTCCGATAAAAAGTAGAAGCGATTATCCAAGTCATGCTATGAAAAATTACAAATTGAAATATCAATTTAAAAACACAAAAGGCAAAGTTGTTCTTGAAAACTCTTTAGATTTGCCAATATTAAATCCTGAAGATAAATTCTGGAAAGGTGCTATTTCTTGGAATGCTTTTTCTGATGATATTTTAGACTTAACAGTTGCCTTAATTACACCCACAAATTACTCAAGATTCACAAAAACTGTTTCTTTTAAAAAAGCAATTACACCTAAAATTTCGAAAATAATTTCTGGTGATAAAAGTGTTAGAATTTTGTTTGATAAAGTGCCAAATGCAACAGAATATTACGTGTCTTATATAAATGATGTTGGAGTTGAAATGAAATCCATAAAAACAATAGAACCTTTAATTGATATTGTAGGCATAAAAAACAATAATTCTTACAATTTTAAATTGTTTGCCTTAAACGATAAAGGGGTTAGCAATCCATCAGAAATGGTAAAAGCAACACCCAATAACTTAGTATTACCTCCAATTATTTGGGATGCTTTTATCACGGATAATAAATTGGTAATTGGTTATTCTAGCGATTTTAATGATAGAATTTACAGTGTGAATTATGGAACATCAAAAGAGAATTTAAACAAAGAATTTACATCTAATGTTCGTGGAATGTTGTCTATTGATTTAAATAACGAAGATGAAATTTATTTCAAAATAAAAAGAAGGTTAAGTAGTAAGGACAGTAATTGGTCTCAAATTGTAAAATCAACAAAAAAGCAAATTAATTAA
- a CDS encoding glycoside hydrolase family 2 protein, with amino-acid sequence MACQSKKQTAIIQVSDNQISLNGTWNFIAANNLSEEKIILDKAVEWDTLSVPGNWDTTEKYATFKGKGYYQRKFSIPEDLQESQIRIQFGAVYQTSKVWLNGVLLGNHVGGYTPFEFNITPYINQNKENILVVLADNTYSRGAWWAWGGISRSVTLVKNQKVRMVRQHITAIPNFDDETVAFTISYKLENNDDRTVKVDLNSEILFQETAVLSKEHQVVLQSNSVQVSNISFTQKLSNFKLWDFNHPNLYQLKTALLVDKIEQDEQKDNFGVRKIEAKGEQLFLNNKPVKMNGFNRVHDHPKYGNTEPDELVQKDMLDIKSLGGVFSRLMHSPQAPNLLDFCDKIGYLIIEEIPVWGDDDPQTFKGNPLTKKWLSEMIERDYNHPSVVGWSVGNELRDSIKPWGKKTLTKSQLYYINSMLDHVDDLDKTRLKTYVSLTSYGKNTDQTNEPFEKLDLLCINSYGDAVKAAKSTHEKFPGKPIFVSEIGIKQIGPATEGELSAQLIDQLQILKTLPYVVGSSIWSYNDYRSDYKGTPASGFREWGVVNEKRAPKKAYQQIKKIYKN; translated from the coding sequence ATGGCTTGTCAATCAAAAAAACAAACTGCTATTATACAAGTTTCAGACAATCAAATTTCTTTAAATGGAACTTGGAATTTTATAGCAGCTAACAATTTATCCGAAGAAAAAATTATTCTAGATAAAGCTGTAGAATGGGATACTTTGTCAGTTCCAGGAAATTGGGATACTACAGAAAAATACGCAACATTTAAAGGAAAAGGTTATTATCAAAGAAAATTTAGCATTCCAGAAGATTTGCAAGAAAGCCAAATAAGAATACAATTTGGGGCCGTTTATCAAACCAGTAAAGTTTGGTTAAATGGTGTTTTGCTTGGCAATCACGTTGGTGGTTACACGCCTTTTGAATTTAATATTACACCATACATCAACCAAAATAAAGAAAATATTTTGGTGGTTTTGGCAGATAATACCTATAGCAGAGGTGCTTGGTGGGCTTGGGGTGGCATTAGCAGATCTGTTACTTTGGTAAAAAATCAGAAGGTAAGAATGGTTCGTCAGCACATCACTGCAATTCCGAATTTTGATGATGAAACTGTAGCTTTTACAATCAGCTATAAATTAGAAAATAATGATGATAGAACTGTGAAAGTTGATTTAAATTCTGAAATTTTATTTCAAGAAACAGCAGTTTTATCAAAAGAACATCAAGTGGTTTTACAGTCAAATTCAGTTCAGGTTTCTAATATTTCGTTTACACAAAAGTTATCTAATTTTAAATTATGGGATTTTAATCATCCAAATTTATATCAGTTAAAAACAGCACTTTTAGTTGATAAAATTGAACAAGATGAACAAAAAGATAATTTTGGAGTAAGAAAAATTGAAGCCAAAGGAGAGCAATTGTTTTTGAATAATAAACCTGTAAAAATGAATGGTTTTAATAGAGTTCACGATCATCCAAAATATGGAAACACAGAACCAGATGAATTGGTGCAAAAAGATATGTTAGATATTAAATCTTTAGGAGGTGTTTTTTCTAGATTGATGCACTCACCACAAGCACCAAATTTATTAGACTTTTGTGATAAAATTGGGTATTTAATTATTGAAGAAATTCCTGTTTGGGGAGATGATGATCCACAAACTTTTAAAGGCAATCCGTTAACAAAAAAATGGCTATCAGAAATGATAGAAAGAGATTACAATCACCCATCTGTTGTAGGTTGGAGTGTGGGTAATGAGTTGCGAGATTCGATAAAACCTTGGGGTAAAAAAACACTTACAAAATCGCAATTATATTACATAAATTCTATGTTAGATCACGTGGATGATTTAGATAAAACACGTTTAAAAACCTATGTAAGTTTAACGTCTTATGGTAAAAATACTGACCAAACAAACGAACCTTTTGAGAAATTAGATTTGTTGTGTATTAACAGTTATGGTGATGCAGTGAAAGCTGCAAAATCAACTCACGAAAAATTTCCAGGTAAGCCAATTTTTGTATCAGAAATAGGAATAAAACAGATTGGTCCTGCTACAGAAGGAGAATTATCAGCTCAATTAATAGACCAATTACAAATTTTAAAAACCTTGCCATATGTTGTGGGATCATCAATTTGGTCTTATAACGATTATAGAAGCGATTATAAAGGCACACCAGCATCTGGATTTAGAGAATGGGGAGTTGTTAACGAAAAAAGAGCGCCTAAAAAGGCATATCAACAAATAAAAAAGATATATAAGAACTAA